In the genome of Deinococcus yavapaiensis KR-236, the window AACCTATGATGTGTCCGACTTGGGAAGCTGGCTGCACGCGCACACGCAGGGGCAGCCGCTGTTCATCAAGGAAGCGCTCAAAGATCTGATGGAGCGCGACGGTGAGGCGTGGTGCTTGCGGTCGCGGGAACTGCCCGGCTTGCTTCCGGGGGTGCGTGCGGTGATCAAGGAGTGCCTCTCACGCTTGAGACCCTCGGCCCGCGCCGTCGCGCATGGGGTGGCGGTGCTGGGCGATCACGCGTCGTTTACGTCGATGCGCAACGTCATGGACCTGAGTGAGGAGGACGCCGTGGACGGCGCGGAAACCCTCGTTCGCGCGCGCCTCCTTCAGGAAGTCGAGGGGGATAGGGACGTTCTCCTGCGACTTTTCGCACGACCGCGTGCGGGAGACCCTCACGGCGAGTCTCAGCGCACTGCGTTCACGCCTCCTGCACCGTCGCGCGCTGGAAGCCTTGGAAGGCGCCGCTCCACCCGCGGTGCTGGCGCGGCATGCCCAACTGGCGGGTCGACCGGACGCGGCACGGCCCTGGTTACGGCGCATTGCGCGGGACGCCCTGCGATTGGGCCGGGGCGACACGGCCATCCAGGCCCTGCGAGACGCGCTGGATTTGGGCGCGCATGGCTTGGAACGCTTGGAATTACTGGTTCTGATCGCGGAAGCGTATGAAATTCACGTAGACCCGGCGAGTGCAAGTCAGGCGGTGGATGATGCCGTGACGGCCGCGCAGACGGGGGGTGAGCCGTCGTTACTGCTGAGAGCGCTGATCATGTAGTTCATCATCAGTTACAGGAGCGGAGGTTTGGACCGCGCTTTGGTGGAAGAAGTGGTGAGCTCGGCCCTCACCCTAGGAGATCCCGCGAGGCTCGCCATCAGCTTGCAACTACTTGCAGGCAGCCTCACCAAGGAACACCCCCGGACCGCGCTCGAACTGCATGCCGAGGCGTTGGGCCTCCTGAAGGCCGTGGGCAGCGACCAGCCGCAGGTCGGGGCAGGCCACTCCAACATGGGGGGCACCCTGGTCTAGTTGGGCGACTGGGAAGGGGCAGCCGTTCAGTTCGGCTTGGCGGCCGCCGCACACCGTCGAGCGGGATACGTGCACAACGAGGCGATGGCGCTCCACATTCAGGCACTGATGCTGATTCAGGTGGGTCGCTTGGAGCGGGCGGCATGGGTGCTGGAGGCGTCCATCTCAGTTCGCGATCCACACCAGCTGTACGCCCCCGTCGTGCGGCCTTTGTGGGCTTTGACCTTCGCGCGGCTGGGGCAACGACAGCGGGGATGGGAGGTGCTCCGCGATGCTTTTGCCACAGGCGTACCGCCCATTTTCTTTGAGGGGGCGTGTTACTGGGCGGCATGGTTCCTGTTCGAGGTGGGACACGCGAGGGAAGCCGCTGTCCTGCTGGGCTTTTTTGAAGCGAGCGCGGGAGGCAACGGAAGCAGGGAGGTGAACGACTTGAAAGACTCTCCTGCGAAACTGCGCTCCGCCCTCGACGGAGCGCTCGGGGCCGCCTTACAAGAAGCGGTGGCCGTGGGACGCTCGTGGACTCTCCCCGACGCCCTCAGGATGTTGCGCGATCTGGCGTGACAACGTGGGCCGAGACATCGCCACGCGCACGAAGTCGTCGAGGGCGTTCCGCGCTTCGCCGGAGGACGGCTCACGATCTTCCATGAGCAAGGGGCCTCAACGGGAGAAATCACCGGAACCCGTGGAAGACGCGTATGAAGGACGAGCCGAGGCACCCAGACGTCCACTCCTCCAGCGTCCACTCCTCCTCGGGAAGCGCAAGCTGGCTGGCTTGTTCGCCCGGATTCAGGAGGCGCTCGATCAGCGTGACGAGGCCCGCGAGCAGAACGTGGCGCAGGCGAGTGACGGGCGAGAGGCGAGCGAAGGTTGCATCGGGCTGAAAGGGAGTGTTCATGGACTTCCTCCTCTGGATCGGTCTTGAGCACAAGGTACGCACGCGCCGCAACAGCACCGCAACGGCGCCAGGTTCGCCTGCCGTTGCCAACAGTGTCACCTCGTCGTTCAGTTCCGCGCGATGACGCCCGGCTGCGTTGCCAAGGCCTCGACGACCCGAACGCCCTTCTCCAAGGACAGCGTTCGGCCCCGCTCTGCGGCGTCCTTCAGCGCCTCCGGCAGAAGGCTCGCCGCCAGCTGATCGCGGAGGCCCTTCATCGGCCCCGCCAGGAACAAGGCGTCTTCCGGAGGCGACTGGGCTTCGAGGAGCGCGGCGAGGAGCGTGGCGGTGCGCGCTTGCCCGGCCTCCAGGAGAAACTGGGCGGTCCAGTACAGCGTCCCCCGCAACACGGGCGGCGGTTCGTCGGTGCTGAGCCCCGTGCGGAAAACCGACCAAGCGCGCGTGACTTCGCCGAGCCGGGCGAGGCACACGGCCCACTGGGCGCGCAAAACGGGGGCGCACGGACGTGACCGCTCGAACAGGGCCACCGCGTCTTGCAGGGCGCGGGCGGCCTTGGCAGAACGCTCGTGCACGAGCAAGGCGGCGCCGAGCTCGGCCAAGGCTCGGCCTTCCAGGGAGGCGTGGCCCGCTTTCCGGAACGCGGCGGCGGCCAGCGAGAGGTGCTCGAACATGACCTCCACCCGGTCGGCTTCGGGTTGTGAGTACGGCCATGTTCATGTGGCCGTGTCCGAGCCGCTTGGCATCTCCGTGCGCCTCCAGCAAGGCCAGCGCTTCGCTTTGCAACTCGAAGGCCCGGTGAGGATCGTCGCGCCTGTAGCTGCGCACGAGGTGCTGAAGGCTACTGGCGAGCAACAAGGAATCGCCCAGGGTGCGCGCGAGGGCCGTGGCTTCCTCGCTCAGGGATCGATCACCGAACGGAACTCGGTGTTGCGAACTCCACGCGAGGCGGTTCAGCGTCTGCACGACGAGGGGCGGTGCGGCCAGTGTGCGCGCGAGGTCCAAAGCCTCGCGTCCCAGGCGCTCCTCGTCGTGCCACTCTCCATCGCGGTCGTGCGCCTCCGCGAGCAGCAGCAGCAACTCCACCCGTTCCGTGCCGCGCTGGACACGCCGGTCAGGCCGAGGCGATCCGCCTCGGCGGAGGCTCGGCGCAGACACGCGAGCCTCCGCGTGCAGCCCCGCCTCGACCGCGTGCCGAGCCAGCACGGTGGGCGGCGCCGCTTCTTTCAACGCGTGGTACGCCCGGCGATGCAGTTGCCGTGAACGCAGGACCCGAGCGTCCGCCAGAAGGGTTTCACGCAGGCGGTCGTGCGACAAGACGAACCCGACTTCCAACCCGCCGGGCTGCTCGCGAACGAATCCGCCGTGCAGCAACCGTCCTTCACCCTCATCGCAATGACAACGCAACGGCGATTCGAAGCGAGCGGTCCGGAACGCACGAGGTTGGAGCCATTTCGGTTGCGCAAGCATTTCGCTGCGTTTGTAAGGTGAAGGTACGAGTTGGCCAAGGGGCCCTCCAGGAGGTTGCAGAGGAATGACGTGAATTTCAGCAACGTGCCAAACTTCGGAAACGACGGCTTCGTTCCGGTTCAGACGGCCCGCGCGGGAAGTCCTTTCCGCGATCCGTTCCCGGCCGGGTCGTGACGACCGTCGCTGCGGCGAACCCGAAGCCCACGTGCTTCTTGCCGCTTCTCATCCGTCGGTAAGTTCTTCGAAGCGCTGAAGATACCGGCGATCCTGCTCGGTTCTTTACGCCCATGGTTCGGCCTCCAGCACGCTCACTCGCCGCCGTGCCTCCTCGCCGAGTTCATGACGGTCTGCGCGTTCTGGCGTAAGGTTGAAGCTTTCAGGTGGGCTGATGACACGTCTTTCACTCAGCTGCCTGCTCACGACGCTTCCCACCTCACCGTGGGAAGAGGAGGTTCTATGAACTGGCGAACCATCACTTGGCTGGCCCTCCCCATGCTGTTTGCCGCGACTTCTCAAGCCGTACCCGTATCGGGACTCTTCCGGGGAACCATTGTCGACTGGCCCGCCGGGCAGGTGGGGGAGATTCGGCTGGAATCGGTCGACGCTCCCAACGTCGTGCGAGGAACCATCGACGCCCAGGGGCACTTCAGCTTGATGTTGCCCGCGGCGGACCGCTTGAAGAAAATGCTGGCGCCGCTCTCCGGTCTCTTTGCCAACCCTTCGAACTACGACAAGGGTTGCAGCGGGCAGGGCACTGCGGTGCCGGCCAACGCGGGCTACAAGCAGTTCAATCTGAATGTCTACCAGAACGGGAAACTGCTCGGTGACCTTCAGTTGAACAGCACGGCGCAGCTGCCGATGCCGGTGGGCAGTCAGGCGGCCCATCTCCGCTTCCAAGACATGCCGGTGACCATGAAAGGCACCGTGTCTTGCCCGAGCTACGTGGATCAAATCGACGTTCAGGGAAAGGCCGGGTGGGACTTGGTCTTGGTGACGCACGGCGGGCTCAGCGAGTCGGGGTTGGAACAGAGCACGTACACGGGCGACCCGCTTCCGAAAGAGTTGGCCTGGCGCTTGTTCAGCGAGTTCGGGGGAACGGGTTTCCGGTTGGAACGGCACGACACGGCCTTCTTGGTCACAGAAGTGCTTCCCGATCAACCCGCCCAGAAGGCAGGCCTGCGTTCGGGTGACATCATCGAGCGGGTGAATGGAGTGGACGTGAACGGGTTGACCCTTCCGCAGCTTATCGGCGTGATCCGCGGTGCCCCCGGGACGACCGTGACGCTGGGCGTGAGCCGCGCGGGCGTCAGTGGGCTGGTGCAACTGCCGGTCGTTCGCGCGCTGGTTCGCATGCCATAAGGGAAGCCGGGGATGCGCCGAGGGGTGCTTGACATCGAATCACCCTCACGACGTACAGCTGTTCGGCACACCCTTCGGGATCATTTCGACGGCACGGGCGTACGTGTCGTTCCAGCGCGGCAAGCTTCAGCTTGCCGCGCTGATTCTGCTGTCGAGGCGGTTTCAGACCATTTCACCGACGGCACCGCTCGTTGTCCGCCGGAAGGGAACGCTCGTCACGGCGCGCGAAGGCGGGGCGTTGTGCCCGCGGACACGAACGCCTTTCTCGCCAGCGTCGATCAACGCGATCATCCCGAGTGGCAACGCCAACCCGTGAATGCGATGTCCAACGTGGCCTCATGACCGCCGGGTACGAAACGCGCACCATCGGCGTGCGAGACCGTGGACTCGTTTCGTACCCGTGGTCGTCGAAGGGACGGATGCCAACGGACGAAGGGGTGTAAAGTTTCGTTGACGCTCGCCCTGTCAAGTGAAGCGGTTGCGCACTGCGCTGGACGGCCCCAGGCTGACGACCTCGGATCACCTGGGACAGAACGGCGCGTGGCGCGTCCCAGCTACGTTATACGCGGCTCGGTGGGCGAGCACGGGACGTGCGCACCCAGGAGGTTGTGAATGGAAGGCATCAAGGCGGTCAACCTCGGAGTGCGGTTCGTTCTGGAGTTGTGCCTGCTCGCCGCTCTCGCGTATTGGGGGTGGCGGACGGGCACGAGTCTCGGCATGCGGGTCCTGCTCGCCGTGACCGCCCCGTTGCTGGCGGCGGTCGTGTGGGGCGCGTTGGTGTCTCCTCGTGCGCCCGTGCGTCTGCCGCTGTCACTGCACCTGCTGGTGCAGCTTTTCGTGTTCGGCGCGGCCGTCGCGGCCCTGTTCGCCGTCGGGCGCTCGACTCTGGCGTGGACGCTGGGGCTCGTCGCGCTAGGAAACGTCGCGCTTCTGCTTGTTTGGCGGCAATGACCGTCGAGGTGACGTTCAGGCGTGGGCAGACTCTGTTGGGCACGAAGGGTGACGAACAGCGTGACGCGGGTGAGGTGTGCGCCTCACACCGGGAAGGATCGGCGAGGCAGCGCGGTCGTCACGCAGTTCTTTCGTGAGGTAACTCGCCGGGAGCGTGGTTCGCTCGGTCGGTGAGGCCGAGGTGCAGGACGCGCAGCAGGAGGTCGAAGCTCTCGTCGATTCCGAGCGGCAAGCCGAAGCCGCCGCCGAGTTCGAGGCTGATGAAGCCGCGAAGTGCGGCGCGTAGCACGCGCACGTGGTGCAGGGCTTCCTCGCCTTCCAAGCCGTAGCCCCGCAGAACGGCCAGGATCAAGTTCACGTAGGTGCCGCCGAGGCGTTTGGCGTTCTCGCTTTGCTGCGCGACGGGGAGTTCCATCGCGGCGTACAAGCCGGGGTGCTGCTTCGCGTAGGCTCGCTGCGCGTACGCGAGGGCGTTCAGGGCGTCGTAACCCGATCGTCCGGCGGCAGCGTCACGGCTGACGTCGAGCAGTTCCCGAAAGCCGCGTCGCGTGAGGCCGTCGCGCAGGGCGTCGAGGCTTTCGACGTGGTTGTACAGCGAGGGCGGCTTGACCTTGAGTTCCGCCGCGAGGCGCGCGACGGTCAGGGCCGCGAGTCCCTCGGCGTCCGCGATGCGTGCGGCGGCGTCCAGGACCCGCGTGGAGTCGAGGCCGGCGCGGGGCATCAGTTCAGCTTCCCGAGGAACGCGAGGAGGCGCGGCGCGACTTGTTCGGGAAATTCCACGTGAGGGTAGTGGCCGGCGCCTTCGACGAGCATCAAGTCCGCTTGGGTGCGGTCGGCGACGAGGCGCGCTTCGGCGGTGGCGTCCTTGAAGTCGGGGTCTTTGGTGCCCATCACGACGAGGGTGGGTTTGCGCACGGCGCTCAGGAGGGGTTCGGTGGGTGCTTTGGGCAGGAAGATCATGTTCGTGAGGGCTTGCATGCGGCCGGATTGGCCGAGGTTCGCGCGGACGCTGGCCTCGTACGTGTCGAAGTCGTCGGGTTGGCGGGCGGGGAAGAGGGTCTTGCGGTAAGTCATCCAGAAGGCTCGGCTCCAAGGGCCGCCGAAGGCGGCTTTGATCACCAAACGCATGTACCAGGGAGTGGGGAGGTCGCGGGTGACGGGGCCGAGAAGGACGAGACCGCCGACTTTCCGTGGCTGGTCGTGCGCGGCCCAGAGGGCGCTGCCGGCGGCGAAGCTGTTGCCGAGGAGGACGGCGCGTTGTACGCCGAGGTGGTCGAGGAGGGCGAGGGCGTCTCGGGCGACGGCTTGGGCGCTGTAATCGTTCCAGCGGGCGGTGGTGTCGCCGTGGCCCCGGATGTCCATGGTGATGACGCGGTAGCCCGCCTCGACGAGGAGGGGCGTGAGGTGGCGGTATTGTCCGCGCAGATCGCCCATGCCGGGAATGGCGAGAATGACGGGGCCGTGGCCGTGCGTGTCGTCGAAGGCGAGGCGGCCTTCGGGCGTGGTGAGGTACTGGGTGGGCATGGCGTTCCATTCGGAAGGTTCGGTGTGGGTGAGGAGCGTGGCTCGGGCGGGGGTGCGCGTGTTCATGTTTGTCTCCTACTCGTATTCGTATCTTTACTAATAATATTAGTTTTGTCAAGAGTCGCGCCCCATGTACCCTGCAACTCGGATCGAAGTCGCGAGGCCAGTGGTGGACGCTTGATGCGCTCGTCACACGCCGTTTCACCGCCACGAGCAAACTCGCCGCACTCGTTCGCTCGGCCAGATCGAGGATGACGGTCACGCGACCTCCCACGAAGAGCGAACGCGACTCCACCGATTCCTCGTTCCACCTCAACACGCTTCAGCGGCGGCATCACCCATTCCCCACGCGACGAGCGCCGCCAAGGCGTACCCTGAACTCGCGCGAGTCGTCGAAGGACGTCCTCGCAAGCCCCGGACCATGAAACCGATCAAGCAACGCGACAACAGACGAGCGCGAACCCGACCGCGGCCCCGCTTCCCCAGCAAGCTCGAGGCCCCCGTCGTGCCTTCGCGCAACATCCAGGTACTTCGACCAGAACTTTCCCCCCGATCCTCACGGCCTCTGATTTCACGAACCGGCAGCGGTCGTCGCGCGCTCGACGTCGAGCACGGAATTCACGACGCGACTCCACAAGCAGCCACGGACATGCCCCCCCACGTCGAACGAGGCGCGTCGAACCTTCGGCCGTCAACCCGCGAGAGGACCCGCGCTCGATGGCAAGGCGGCCGCCCGCCGCACTCCCTCGCCATCGCCAAGTCCAAGGACGAAGTCACTCCCAGGTGGTTCCGCTGAAAGGCCCGTCCCTGCCGCTTCCTTCCTCAGGCGCAGCGCCTCGGCTGCGGCTGCGCGTCAAACGTGGCGCCGAAGCGCACGTGCGTCAAGGGCATCCGTGGGTTTACGCCAACAGCGTTCAGCAGCAAAATCGCGCGGGGCACCTCGGGGAGTTGGGAATCGTGTACGACGCTCACGACCGATTCCTCGCCATCGGCTTGTACGATCCGACGTCACCCATTTGCCTGCGCGTGCTGCACGCCGGACAACCTCAAGCGCTCGACGAAAGGTGGTGGACGCGCCGCTTCGACGCGGCCATCGACGCGCGGGAAGGCCTGTTCGACGAGCGAACCAACGGCTACCGCTTGATCAACGGGGAAAGTGACGGCTGGCCGGGCTTGGTTCTGGACCGCTACGCGTACACCTTGGTCCTCAAGGTGTACGCGGGCGCGTGGCTTCCCCGCTGGGCCGACGTGCTGGCCTTGATCGCCGAACGTTTTCCGCGCGAGCGTCTCGTCGTGCGGCTCAGCCGCAACCTCCGCGACGTAGCGGCCGAGTTCGGCGTGCACGACGGCAGCGTCGTGCGCGGCGATCCGCTTCTCGGCCCCGTGGTGTTCCGCGAAGCGGGCGTGGCCTTCGAAGCGGACGTGCTGCGCGGCCAAAAAACCGGGTTCTTCCTCGACCAGCGTGAAAACCGCGCGCGCGTGGAAGAGTTGTCACGCGGAAAGCGTGTCCTGAACGCCTTCAGCTTCTCCGGCGGGTTCTCGTTGTACGCGGCGCGTGGCGGCGCGACGTCCGTGACGAGCGTGGACATCAGCGCGCACGCCCTCGCGAGCGCCGAGCGGAACTTCGCCTTGAACGCCGACACGCCCGCCGTGGCCGCGTGCGAACACATCACCGTTCGAGCGGACGTGTTCTCGTGGCTGCATCAGCACCACGCGCGGCCCTTCGACTTGATCGTGCTCGACCCGCCGTCGCTGGCGAAACGAGAAACGGAACGTGCGGGCGCCATTCGTCAGTACGAGCACCTCGTCATGGACGCGTTGAACCTGCTCGCGTCCGAAGGCGTGCTGCTCGCCGCGTCATGCTCGGCACACGTCAGCGCCGACGAATTCACGGACGCCGTGATGCGGGCGGCGTATCGTTCCGGACGAACCGTGCGCGTCCTTCGCACGAGCGGACACGCCGCCGATCATCCGGCGACGTTCCAAGAAGCGCGATACCTCAAGGCCGTGTACTTGAAGTGCCAATGATCGTCTTGAGCGCGGGACTTCAAGCGGCAAAGTTCGCGCGCCCGACCCGCCCGTACGCGCATTCGGCTCGCCGAAGGCCCCGCACTCCGAGTCATCCCTGGGGGCGCGCCGACCACTGAGGCCACGCGACAAGCGGCGCGCACGCAAGTGCGCGCCACCGAATTCGGACGTGGAGACGGACGAGGGAGTGTGAGGGCCGACGAGCGGCGGGCGAGAAAGGCCCCCAGGAGGGCTCGAAGGTCCGTCGTCAAGCCCGGCCCGAGGCGCGCGATGGCGACACGATGGCGCGGACGAACGCTCAGCGGCTCGACTTCGCGATGAAGCTCCACTTGCCGCTCAGAGCCTTGATCTCGCTTCCAGGGCTCGCTTTCGAGTCTCCGCCACCTTTCACGACGACTTTCACGGACGTCTTGACGACCGCACCGGCGTCCGTGATGCCGTCCGCGCCCCAAGTGATGTACACGCCCTGCTTCGACTCGATCCCGACGATGGAACCGGCTTCGATGCTCTCTTGCACGCCGACCGTGACGGTGTAATCCTCGGTGCCGAACGTGTGGTTGAGCTGACCGAACGCGCCGAGCCAACCGGGTGAGGCGGTCGTCATGGAGAGCGATTCGCACGACACCTTGAAGCTCAGCAAGGGCAGCGAGAAGCCGAAGGTGGAGGCGCCGAGGAGGTCCTTGCACCCATCGGCCTTCGGAAGCACGAGTTCATTCGCGACGACCGGGGCCGCGCTCGCGCTGGACTTCAAGCACCATTCTTGATAGTGGGGCGTCAGGGCGCTCGCCCAGCCGTACGCCGTGCCGACGTAACCGGAATACAGCGACGTTGCCCACAGCTCGGCGTAGAGCGAGGCCCGCTCGTGCAAGATGGGATCGGAAGCGTTCGCGGCGAGCCCGGTCAACAGCTTGTAGCCCTGCTTGAAGTACGCGCCGAGGTTCTCCGCGTGGCCGTGCATCGCGCCGCGCCACTTGTTGTTCTGAGACTCGAGCGCCGGTACGCACAGCGCGAGGAACTCCTCTTGCGATCGGACGCGCCTGCTGATCTCGTCGACGACGCACCCGCCCTCACAGTTGTAGAAGTCCTGCTGGAGCCTCGGCGCGTCGTACTGAGTCTTGCGCTTGGCCTCGACGAGGGCGCGCATGTGCGGCTCTTGGTCGATCGAGAGCATCGCATCCCACAGAGCGTTTCGTCGAGCCCTCGTGAACGCCGACTCCTTACGGTCGCGAAGCTGCATGTCGAGTTCGTCCATTCGGTTTCTCAAAGACGTCGCCCGGTCGTCGAGCTCGTCTTGAAGCTTTTCGTAGCGAGACCGCAGCGCGACCGCCTCGGCCGGTGTTTGCGGCAGCTTGAGGTTCGGCAGGGACGCCTCCTTGCCGTGCGAAAGGTCGAAGGTGAAGGCGGCGGGCAGGCGCGTGAGCACGTCCGCGCTTCCCGTCGTCACCTCAATTTCCTGGGGAGTTTGAGGTTGGGTTTGCGCCGTCGTCTTCGGGGGCGTGCGGCGTGCGCCCGCGCGAGCGAACTTCGCGGCCTCGGCGAACTTGCCTTGGCAGGTCAGCGCGACGCTCAAGCCCGCGTTCGCCTCGGACAGCATCGGCTCGGCGGCGATCGCGCGGCGCAACACGGTCTCCGCTTGATCGAAGCGCCGCAAGGCCGTGAGGGCGAGCCCTCGGTTCGTGCTCAGAACCGCTGGGTTCGACCAGCCGAGCGGCCCGGTCGTGTTTTGTTGCAGCTTCGCCGCCGCGTCGAGCACCGTGAGGGCGTCGCCGGGCAGACCGAGCGTCACGAGGACGCCGCCGAGGTTGACGAGGTGTTGCGGTTCTTGCGGTTGCAGGCGGTGGGCGGCGAGCAGGGCGGCGAGGGCGGCGTTCGGCTTGCCGAGCAGCGCGGCGCTCTCGGCGGCGCGCGAAGCGAGCGCCGCGTCCTTCGCGTCGGGGCTGCTCGAGAACGCCTTCAATCCGGCGCTTTCGCGCTTCTCGAGCCACGCCGCCGCGTCCTTCAAGGCCTCGGCGAGCGTGGCGGGTACCTTCGGCGGCGTGAGCGGGGCCGTCTTGGCGTACGCCTCCGTCATCTTCGCGAAGGTCTGCTCGAACGTGGCGCGGCTCTCCGAGGAAGGTCCGAGCATCGCGAGCAGGCGCTCCATGTTTTGGTAGGCCCCGAGTTGATCGCTCGTCAACTTCGAGGCGTCGAAGCGCGGCGCGTCGCACAAGCGGGCGCGCTCTCGTTGGAGTTGCTGTTGCAACGCCGCCTCGGACGGCAGGGCCCTCGCGTCCGAATGCGCCTGCCAAGACAAGTCGGGCGGGGACGCGGCGAGCGACGAGGACGTCAAAGCCAGCAGGGTGAGGGTGAATCGTTTCATGGGGTCACCTTGCCAGGGAGGCGGTGGCAGCTCGATGGCACGCCTCGGTCCGTCATGCGTCGATCATCGTCGGCTTCCTAAGCTGCGTGTCGAGGAGTCCCATGAACATTCACGTTCCGATCGTTCGTTTCGCCCTGCTCGCCGCGCTCACGCTCCATCCGGGCGCCTTCGCGAGCCGTTGCGCAGAATTGCGTCCGTTCCTGTCGAGCGCGCTCGACGCTCCGCTGATCGTGCAGGCGCGCGTCGTACGGCACGCGCAGACGCTCGTCCCGCCGAGCTTCGCCGAAGTTCGCGTGCTCGCGACCCTCAAAGGGCGAGCGCCGAGCACCACCCTGAGAATTCTGGATTCCGACGGCGCCCTCGCCGTTCAGAACGCGAGCGCGTACCCGGTCGGCACGACGTGGGTGTTCGCCTTGCGCCCGAGCGTGGACGGCGCGTCGTTCACGTTGCCCGTGTGTGGCGACGGCGCCCTCGCCGTGATCGGCAAGAACGTGTTCGGCAACCTCGAGGGTGGCCTCGCGAGCGTCCTTTCCTTGACCGATCTGCGTGACCGCCTGCGAGGGTCGCCGTGAGCCACCTTCTCGATCTCGTGACGTGCCGCTGGGTGCCCGGCACGCTCGACCGCGTACGCGTCTCCTCACGCGGTCAGGCCGAAGTCCTCGACATCGGCGAGGTGGAGCGGCGCTTCGGACGAGCGGCCCTGGAAGCGCTCTACCTCAAGGGGCACTTCACGCGCCGCGACGATGTTTCTAACGAATTTCCTCCCGACATCCGAGAGTGACGATGAAGGGTGAAGCGTGGCGCGCTTCGCCCACGAACGCCGTGAATCTTCGCGCTCGTCGGTGTTCGCCCTGTGTCCGCCGCTTCACGTCAGGCATTGCCCAAGGCAAGCCTCCTTCGTCAGGCGATCGCTTCGCGGTTCACGAGCCTCGAAGGCAGGCCGGGCCGACTCGGTGTCTCGATTGCGGACTCACCCAGCGTGAACATTCTCCATGAACGAACGCCGTCCGCGTGTTGGCGTGCCGCCTTCCCTTTCTCGGAGCGCCGTGAAGTAGCATGCCCGCATGCTACTTCGCGCTTTGGGTCACTCCGGCCTTCAAATCTCCGCGGTCGGACTCGGATGCAACAACTTCGGCGCGCGCCTCGATCAAGCGGCGACCACGACGGTCGTTCGACGTGCCTTGGACCAAGGCATCAACTTCTTCGACACGGCCGACGTCTACGGCAATCGCGGCGGCTCGGAAGTCATGTTGGGCCGAGCGCTCGGCGAAGAGCGCCAGCGGGTGGTGCTGGCCAGCAAGTTCGGGTTGCCGATGGACGACAGTGGCGAGCGTCAAGGCGCGAAGCCCGAGTACGTTCGCCAAGCGCTCGAAGCGAGCTTGAAGCGTCTCGGCACGGACTACCTCGACTTGTACCAGTTGCACCGCCCCGATCCTCACACGCCGATCGAAGAGACGCTCGGCGCTTTGGACGAGCTCGTTCAAGCGGGTTTGGTGCGCTTCGTCGGTGTTTCGAATCTCGACGCGCCCGGCGTTCGAACCGCCGAAGAAGCTTCCCGGCAACGGAATCTGGTTCGCTTCACGTCCTGCC includes:
- a CDS encoding tetratricopeptide repeat protein; this encodes MKRFTLTLLALTSSSLAASPPDLSWQAHSDARALPSEAALQQQLQRERARLCDAPRFDASKLTSDQLGAYQNMERLLAMLGPSSESRATFEQTFAKMTEAYAKTAPLTPPKVPATLAEALKDAAAWLEKRESAGLKAFSSSPDAKDAALASRAAESAALLGKPNAALAALLAAHRLQPQEPQHLVNLGGVLVTLGLPGDALTVLDAAAKLQQNTTGPLGWSNPAVLSTNRGLALTALRRFDQAETVLRRAIAAEPMLSEANAGLSVALTCQGKFAEAAKFARAGARRTPPKTTAQTQPQTPQEIEVTTGSADVLTRLPAAFTFDLSHGKEASLPNLKLPQTPAEAVALRSRYEKLQDELDDRATSLRNRMDELDMQLRDRKESAFTRARRNALWDAMLSIDQEPHMRALVEAKRKTQYDAPRLQQDFYNCEGGCVVDEISRRVRSQEEFLALCVPALESQNNKWRGAMHGHAENLGAYFKQGYKLLTGLAANASDPILHERASLYAELWATSLYSGYVGTAYGWASALTPHYQEWCLKSSASAAPVVANELVLPKADGCKDLLGASTFGFSLPLLSFKVSCESLSMTTASPGWLGAFGQLNHTFGTEDYTVTVGVQESIEAGSIVGIESKQGVYITWGADGITDAGAVVKTSVKVVVKGGGDSKASPGSEIKALSGKWSFIAKSSR
- a CDS encoding S41 family peptidase, which produces MNWRTITWLALPMLFAATSQAVPVSGLFRGTIVDWPAGQVGEIRLESVDAPNVVRGTIDAQGHFSLMLPAADRLKKMLAPLSGLFANPSNYDKGCSGQGTAVPANAGYKQFNLNVYQNGKLLGDLQLNSTAQLPMPVGSQAAHLRFQDMPVTMKGTVSCPSYVDQIDVQGKAGWDLVLVTHGGLSESGLEQSTYTGDPLPKELAWRLFSEFGGTGFRLERHDTAFLVTEVLPDQPAQKAGLRSGDIIERVNGVDVNGLTLPQLIGVIRGAPGTTVTLGVSRAGVSGLVQLPVVRALVRMP
- a CDS encoding class I SAM-dependent methyltransferase, which produces MPLPSSGAAPRLRLRVKRGAEAHVRQGHPWVYANSVQQQNRAGHLGELGIVYDAHDRFLAIGLYDPTSPICLRVLHAGQPQALDERWWTRRFDAAIDAREGLFDERTNGYRLINGESDGWPGLVLDRYAYTLVLKVYAGAWLPRWADVLALIAERFPRERLVVRLSRNLRDVAAEFGVHDGSVVRGDPLLGPVVFREAGVAFEADVLRGQKTGFFLDQRENRARVEELSRGKRVLNAFSFSGGFSLYAARGGATSVTSVDISAHALASAERNFALNADTPAVAACEHITVRADVFSWLHQHHARPFDLIVLDPPSLAKRETERAGAIRQYEHLVMDALNLLASEGVLLAASCSAHVSADEFTDAVMRAAYRSGRTVRVLRTSGHAADHPATFQEARYLKAVYLKCQ
- a CDS encoding YrdB family protein, with the protein product MEGIKAVNLGVRFVLELCLLAALAYWGWRTGTSLGMRVLLAVTAPLLAAVVWGALVSPRAPVRLPLSLHLLVQLFVFGAAVAALFAVGRSTLAWTLGLVALGNVALLLVWRQ
- a CDS encoding TetR/AcrR family transcriptional regulator, which produces MPRAGLDSTRVLDAAARIADAEGLAALTVARLAAELKVKPPSLYNHVESLDALRDGLTRRGFRELLDVSRDAAAGRSGYDALNALAYAQRAYAKQHPGLYAAMELPVAQQSENAKRLGGTYVNLILAVLRGYGLEGEEALHHVRVLRAALRGFISLELGGGFGLPLGIDESFDLLLRVLHLGLTDRANHAPGELPHERTA
- a CDS encoding alpha/beta fold hydrolase — encoded protein: MNTRTPARATLLTHTEPSEWNAMPTQYLTTPEGRLAFDDTHGHGPVILAIPGMGDLRGQYRHLTPLLVEAGYRVITMDIRGHGDTTARWNDYSAQAVARDALALLDHLGVQRAVLLGNSFAAGSALWAAHDQPRKVGGLVLLGPVTRDLPTPWYMRLVIKAAFGGPWSRAFWMTYRKTLFPARQPDDFDTYEASVRANLGQSGRMQALTNMIFLPKAPTEPLLSAVRKPTLVVMGTKDPDFKDATAEARLVADRTQADLMLVEGAGHYPHVEFPEQVAPRLLAFLGKLN
- a CDS encoding aldo/keto reductase, whose protein sequence is MLLRALGHSGLQISAVGLGCNNFGARLDQAATTTVVRRALDQGINFFDTADVYGNRGGSEVMLGRALGEERQRVVLASKFGLPMDDSGERQGAKPEYVRQALEASLKRLGTDYLDLYQLHRPDPHTPIEETLGALDELVQAGLVRFVGVSNLDAPGVRTAEEASRQRNLVRFTSCQDEYSLLVRTIEKDLISEMRALGLGLLPYFPLASGLLSGKYHAGQPLPEGARITGSEGAQNRYLNERNWRLVEELRRFAEARGHSLLELAFSWLLSNDVTSSVIAGATRPEQIDQNVAALDWTLTREDVEEVNRITA